AATTTCAAGGCACTCTCGATACAACTGAAGACACAAAGTTCAgagtgtgaaataaaaaactgaaaacaacaaaagaaaataagattttcttttttttttacagatacagaaaatgaaattaggtaacaaataaataaatgataaaacaatTAGTCACACAACAAACCAGGGAAAACATTTTGCAGGTGAGACAACACGGACAAAACCCGATTAATATATTCAACTCAGCTTCATCCTGTCCAATAATTGAACAACTTTTACGTCAGTAGTTTGAGAATAGATAAGATATCGAAACAGTAAAATTTGTATTATAATCACTACAGCACAATAAAATCTTTTAAAGGCATGTGTCACTGCGTTTAGTTGAATTCAAATTAATCAAAAACCTTTTTTCAAATTGCTGAGGTACATTTCACAGCCTCTTTTTTCTTAGATTTAAGTGTCAATAAATATTGtatgaaaaatgcaaaatgcGCCCATTTACTTTAGGTGTGATTATTATCCACAATGTCGGACACAAACATGCAGTGTAGTGACTCAGTGTGTGCAGCTGAGAAAGGTCATCGAGAGACAacaatgcaaataaaataaacaaaacacgtGCGTGTATAAATGGCAGTATGATCAGGAAAAGACTTGGCAATTTAGTGTAGCACAAAAGTGACAAAATATTTGAAAGTTGAAAACacagatttctttttaatgtgTATTCTCAGGAATGTCTGATGGACACAATACAAAgcttaaaaaacactgaaatgtgcCGTTAAAATAATCTCAAAGAAACCGCCAGTGGATGCATAGTTTGTCTCATGTTGTTCGCATtatatgtttgtatttacacTGGATTCATAAACAACAGATTATTCAAGCATTAAAACGTTTCCAAATCAACTGCAGTAACAAAAGGACATTTCATGAATTTACTTTATTACAATGAAGTAAAATCCAATAGAATTTCTGTTCGTTGGACTCAGTCCAGTATTTTCATGCTCATGCTCAAGCTGTACACGCAGCTATTAAGACTTCTGTAAAGGCCACATGCAGGTTTTAGAACATTAATCCTATTGACAAGAATATTTGTTGTAcggtcaataataataataatatcggATAGGCAAATGACCTATATTGGCATCTTTAGGAAAATACCTGCAATTACACAcctgtttaaatatttgtacttCAACAGGAAGACTGAGAAAATACAATTTGACATCActgtgagtttaaaaaaaaaggattagaAGGATCGAGGTTCAACTACAGAAGTTTACATGATGGAATTTAGTGACGCATAACCTGAGGGCTGTCTCTGGAAGTTCTCTAcatatttatgatttttttgtttcccaAAGAAATGAACAAATGAACAAGTATCTCTTTCCACAGATAATCTTTTGTTTTACAGCCGAGGAGGCGGACTGTTAGGGGTCAGCCTTAGCCTCATTcatcaaataataaatgttgtgAAAGAGCTGATAAGTGATAACAGATGATACGAATCACTAACTAAATCAAAGTGTTGCCACGTCTGCTCCCTGGTGAGCCAAAGCCCTCGATGTGCAGAAAGTCAATGAGCGTCTCAGTCTCGCTGATTCAGCCTCCTGCAACGACACTACCTCCAATCATCGACTGTGTCTATGTCTTGATCGCCATCTGCTGGCTGGCAGGAGTTGCGTTaataaacccagcctcctccatgttagtggatgggacatggatcaaagtGGAGCGTGGATGAGCGACCCTTGCACCTcaggattgattttttttaatacactgCCCGTGTTTACCGTTGAGGAAAACGAGTAGTAACCatgtgtgagggagagggagcttTAGTGCGGCTCAAATAAACTGCATCAGGACACAATGACGATTACTTTTCTCTCGGCGCTCAGAAGAGTTCGGACAGAAAAATGTCGCCTGAGTCAAACTCAGATAACTTTTTCCCTAAATatggtttcagtcattttaggtagttgttgttgttgttgttaccacactgatgtttgttttaaagtacattttttcAGCAGGtggttttaaattgtaatttgATTTGGGGTTAAacatcgtgattgacagctgagactgactcaggattggtcaaAACGCATGAATCGACGAGACCTCGGTGCCGCAGTTCCTTCCTCCATCACCGCTGTGCAGAGCAGGAAGCTGGTTCCActcgtatccaggatattttagctacatttctggatagtggaagtggagacgtgtcatccatctttttaaacAGTCCACATCTCCGACCCGCTGCTGAAGAGACAAACCTCGACCGGTAGGATTTATTTCATTGAGTAGAATGACATCATATTCTTATGAAGGAAATTCAACAAACCATTTCATGTCATCGGGCTGTGATTTGTTATCAGACCTCATACCACAGTACAATCAATCTACCGGTAGCTCACCATCGcgccccccccatcccccccccccgcatcAGTACATAACAGTTCTGCAGCACTTTTGCAGAACTGctgtagaaataaagaaataaacctTTCAAACTTGACATAAAGTGACCAAAAGACTCCTTTTGTGCAAACTGGAAACAGTCTAGATTTTGGTTAAAACAAATATCTTCTCGCAGCAATGCGGCAGGATAATGGAAGACAAGAAATGTGACGGTTGAAAATCCATCAAACAATACGTAACAgctttttagacatttttcttCAGTGACAAGCTTGCATAAATAAAGTCCACTCAGTTTGGAGATGTCACGCTTCAGAACATCTTTCCATTCCCTAAGCTCTTTGGCATCCAGTGAATTCTCAACTGACCACAGTCCGTCTCTGTAAACAAAACGTACCGACTCAACACTCATAAGAAACCACGATCATCCAGTCCCTTGGCCGTCACCAGGTTCCATTTTGCAGTGGGTTTATTGCTATTATGGCCTGTGAAGAGAGATGATGTTTTATACAGGTTTCACACCACAACGGAGAAGACAACGGATTTCTGTCACTTTGCATACATCAATATCTTTTAAATAGAAGTGagtgatataaataaaaccttCCATCGGGGCAATATACAGTTTTATATTGGGATATAAAAGCACAAAGATCGGAAATAAATTGGAGGCTATAATGCATTCAAAAGAGTGAACACATATTTGACAAATCAAGTTGTTTTCATTACATTGATGCAGATATCTTATAAAAGTCTAAATTTGCCATATAACAGTTCCTAATTAAAGGGACACAGGAGATAATAAACAACAATGTACAACTTGTAttaagcaacagcgccctctacaGCCACATGTGGAGTTTCATTCTGTTGGGATATTATGGTCctcggcttcctgaaccagaagagctgccaCTGTAATAAATCCACCAAACTCCGTTCAGAATTCATCATACTTCCAAAGTTTCCGACTGAATATTTGAGATAAACACTGGTTTTTAATGATATATATGCATCTTTTGAACTGATCTACAATTCAGCATTATTCTGCACCTGACAATTTAGCTATCACTgcacacttctcacaggagatcatACCGGCTCACCACAGTTACATGAGGAGTGGAAATTAAAGAGGCTCCATTCTCCTTATTCCAGGTCAGTGAACTATATAAATCTGCTGTTTTACATTGTGTTGGTTTAAAGTAATGAGTGAGTTTAACGTAATCGCTGCTACAGTATAAACAGTTGAGAAAATCCCTGAAGTCTGATTCTAAACATCTCACAGTGCATGTGTATGTTATACAGGGGGAGGCTTACTTGTTTCAGGTCTGGTTTTTGGCAcatcttgtgagtgtgtgtcgggggggagtGTGTGGCTGGTATCTCTGCGCTCCGTCGTGACCACTGTCCGCGGCACCGTGGCTGAGAGGACAAGGGGCCTCTGGTTGTGGTACTTGAGACGGTATGTTTCCGTCATGCAGTTATCCACGGTGAAGTATGTTGTCCGAGAAACCTCttgagccgccgccgccgcctgcTCCGCTCTGCTCCCGACGAGTCTCTCCTCGCTGTCGCAGGACGACGGCGTGCTCCTCTCCGGGTCAGAGCCCGACTTGGAGCTGGCGTCTGAGAAGGTTCGGAGGCCGGACAGGTCGGGCCTCCTGAGAGGACAGACGTAGGACGTGGAGGGAAGACGAGGACTCGGCGGTGAGGGTTCTTGGAGCATCCTCGGGCGAAACGCTGTGTGGCTGGACTCGGCCTGGTGAGGATGGGTCCGCTGGGGGGGTCGGAGGTGAGGCGACCCGCCGGTGCTGAGCGGACGCTGATTGCTCAGGGGCTCTGTGGTCACATTGCAGGGAGGCTGGTAGGGCAGCGTCAGGTGAGGACACTGGGGATCGGAGGCGGCGGCCTCGCTGTTGCTGGAGCGATAAGTACTCTCTCTGTCCTCGGACTCGGAGAGAGCGAGGTCGTCGGAGCTGTTCCACTCGGAGCTGCTGGTTTTGGTGATGTGCCTCAGAGCCGGACTCTCTCTACAGTTCGCCAGCTCCTGCTGATCACACGGCCAGTTGTCACAGCCGGGGGAGTCCCGCTCGGAACACACAGCTTTCCTGGAGGTGCCGGACGTGTACTTTGATTTCCGTCTGTGgggaaaagtgttttttgaGTGTTTCTTGAATACATTGTTCCCATTTTATTCTTGACTGTACGACAATCACTAAATAATAGCAAAATAAAGGACACTACCTTGAACTTGGACTGCACTtcagatgtgaatgtgaaacttgGTCATGGTTCTTTCCCTGAGGTTTGGCATGATGTTTACCtataagacataaaaaaaaagttttaaaacataGTGTAAAAAAGGAGATAGCAGTCCTGTTGGAAAAGTCTTCTCTATTGTGGCATTAACTttacctcttgtaattactggaaactttcatgtattttatttcctctttgtaacaaaaaaataaaaaacatctgcattaaaacaaattcactatgtgagagaaaaacaagttttgagAGTAAACTCGGAGTGTATTATTTTTCCAGAAATGATTCAGATTAATTCCGGATTCCtgagaataaagtcagaatTTCGCTGAATTACAGATTTCAGACTCTAATCTTataattcagatttatttttctctgaatTCAGAGATTATTATGTTGATCTGAATTTTTCCACTATACACttatctgtacacacacacacacacacacatacagacagaacctaaccctaacccttaacacATGCGttcacattaaaatgtattgatttatgTTACAGGGACTCGTTTTCAGACGAGTCCCCACAATGTGACTCTGTGGACAGATTTAAGTCCTGATGTGAGACGCTGCCTTCCTCTCAGGACAGCAGGTGGCAGTATCAGAGTGGTAACCTCACTGGACCCTCTCACAGCTGGATGAGCCAGTGATCGTGCTCACCCCTCGTGCACCAGCACAGCGAGAGGCAGTGTGGGGCCGAATTCCTTCCCTTTAAAAATagatgtgttatttttttctttgctgttgcCCTGCAGAGGTCCatgcaaggataaaagctttaGCTGTTGGTGGGAAacacaggctctctctctctctctctctctctctctaaacacacacacgcagcctcGACTGGGTATCAAGTGCAGCGGACTTAAAGAACGACATGAAACAGAGAAGATATTTATGACAATACCAGCAGCCATGTCCAGCTGTGCTATCCGAATGGGTTTTGTGGGATTACGGCGCTGACTTGGTTAAGAGGTTAAATAAACCAGGCCGAGTTCAGAAATCAACTCAGACGATCAAACCTCAGTTACTCTCACATTATCAGCAGAAGAGGCAGATCCCACTTCAGCAAACAGATAAcgacaaacacaaataacaacagATATACatagaaggaggaaaaaaaaccgAGAGTCGTGCATAAATACTTAACCTATTGTGTGTAacccaaagtgtgtgtgtcctgttctTGAACTTAAACCGAACATACGCCATCTTCAATTCTCTAAATCctgttttaaattgaatttatcTTCATCTTACATTTGTTGTTGGTGTCTCAGTTCATAACTTTCCTTCGTTTATGGCCCATcgtctttctttgtgtttatgttaGATAGATGAACTTTGTTGCAAACAGTTTTCAAGACAGTGTCAGGCCACAATATGATGTAAACTAAATATTCCCAACTAATTACAATCTTAAAACACTACTTATAGCAAGTTAAAACTGGTTGTGGTCATTTCACATATTGCTTGAAATACCAGCTaagtttttctctcttctcagaAATCGCAGCGCTTGTCAGAACTCAAACTCACCGTTGTGTGAAGGTGACGACGCTGTACTCGACTTTGCGTCGTCTCCTTTCTGATGCAGCAGGCTGGAAATAAAAAGACTAAAATTATAACAGAGGTTTCTTCAAGCGGGTTTTATAATTAGCACAGCCACAAAAAATACTAAACATAGACCCATGTAGAACACTAGAATAAATTCACACTAGGCATTAAAGAAGCCTTTAAATTAAGACAGCTTTATATACCGATATAACAATTTGAATACATACAACTAAATATATACAACAGCATTAAAGCTTTTGTCAAATTACACAATTTTACTGTTTGTAGTTTATATCTCAATATATCATAAAGTGTTCATTATAATAATTTGTAATGAGAAGTTGCAATTTAGTTTTTGACCTAAATCTCAAGAATTGAGGTTTGATTATATATTTCTGCTTGAGTCATCTTCCCAATTGATATTACACGTACTACAAGCTATTTGAAAGGTAATATTAGCGTATTATTGTCGTCGAGTTTAAACAGAGTTTCCAAGGAAATCTAAAAGTATTTCTGAGGGAGGACTTGAGATCAAAATAGCAAGAGGGAAActgtataaaaaaataagagaaaaaagtTAGTCATTAATGATATCCTTCCTTCACTGACATTGAATCAGTTTCATTGTTGCCATATCGAAGGGTCGTGACTAATTACTGgatgaaaaacattatttaaaggaCATGTAGTTCAGATCCAGAGTTACTCGTTTCTATCGTCTTTACATGGAAATCGGCAGTTGGCACAACAGTAGGTCTCTGTCGTTCCAGCACTGACTCAATCAGAGTTGTATTCAGTTACCTTATAATATTCTTACTTTTATATGTAACATATAAAGTCTTTGTTTCTTACCTTTGCAGCTGTGCCTCTGGTGTTGATCTCTGGTCTTTGACAGCAAAGCCATCGACCCCCGGGGAGTCCGGGTTGGTAGAGCCACTGCTGAGCCGGTCGCTGCTCTCGTATCCAGACTCCGTCCTCTGAATGATCCAGGTCTCGCTCCGCAGCAGCGTCTTGGGGCCGCCCGtcagccgcccccccctctgctgGCTGGCCCTGCTCTCCGACTCCACGGAGCTGTGGCTCTCGGTCTCGTGCCTCTGCTCGTCCTCGTAGATGGTCATCAAACACTTCTGCTGCTTCCGATCTTCTCGAGCTCGTACAAACTCCCTCTCGCGGTCTCGACTTGGTTCGGCGGTCACCCTCTCCGGGGGGGGCCTGCCGCGCCGGGGactgtcctgctgctgctgccgtcgcTGCTCCAGCTCGTTCAGCACGGTGTCCACGTTTAACACCTCCCGGATGGGTCTCCAGGTGGACTTGGATTTGATgcggcctcctccacctccccccctgTCCCACTGCTCCTGGCAGCAGTCCTGGTCGTAGCGGCTCTGTGGGGGGTTGTTTTTCTGCCCCCCGCCCTGCGTAACCACAGACTGTCCACGAGGCTCCTGGGACCCTCGGCTCGAATGGTTCGATGACTTCTCAGTGCGTTGGTGGCTTTTGGATTTGTGGTCTGCAGAAGGCCTCAGTCCGTTCTCTGGAGGGGAGGAAGACGTCGTGTGTGGCGTCTCTACACAAAGTGAACACATATCATTCGGATTAATACAGTTTCATACATGTCGTGATGTACGGCAGGtgtatgtctttgtttttgccTCGTTAACATCACAGTGCACCTTTGTGTTGCGACGGATCCGCTCTCCGATGCCCTCGCTCCTTTCTTGAGGTTTCACCAGGCCGCTGTAAATTCTCCATGAAAGGTTCCTGGTATTTGTGAGGGCTGCCGATGGGATGTTTCACTAaatggtaaaaaataaataaaatcaacagacttgtgatttattttttgcattttaaacgTTTTACTTCTGACATCAGTGAACCAGGTCATGAATAATGATAGTACATTCTCTTAACCTGCATAAAACATCATGAAACAAGAAGAACCAGTTTGTGATATTTGGCTGATTTTCCCTCTTTTCCATGTCAGCTAAACATATTTCTACGAGTGAGCTTTCTCAGGAACTGGGCTCTGAATTAATTTTgaactttttaacatttttttgtacaaatgttgttttaatccTGGCTCTGATCCTACTGACTATtctaataatgaaaaatatttttattttactttgttttgttttactctgCCCTTATATTGTGAGTTGTTCAAACGCTTTTAATTATTTCCTGTTGTTTGCTTCAATTGTgtgttatgttttcaggttgtccttGTGAACACTCTATCTCAAGAATACCTtgaaggaatttcttcaaatttgacaCAGACACTCAGTTGGATTCAAAGATGAACACATTTTTACCTTGTGAACGTGATATCTCAGGATCACCTGCAgggaatttgttttaaatttatgACAAATATAAGTAATTTTGactctctgacctttgaccactttCAGACGGCCCACGCAACTAAAACCGATGTGAAAAGTCACTGTGAGAAACTGTGAGaaactgagctgcagcagaaacagctGCCACCTTCACCTTTATAACTCAACTCCTCTTTTCTGCACATTACTTGAAGGATCACTTTGTGCAGCATTGTTggcttctttgtgtttttatgcaatTAGAGCTGTATTTTGTCAAGATCAACATTGAAAAATACAATCTGACAACATAATGAACAGATGACAAGAAAAGTAGGTGATGTCTGTGGTCTCTCTAAAATATGAGGCCTGAAAATACAGAATGCCGTGTGCATGTGCACGGCTGCAGCATGTTGCAACAGCAGTGAGTAAGCTGTAGTATTATGGATTACAGAGCCTAATGCTGACATTTACGTTGTTCCACTGAAAAAGGATACTAGAGCACACTGGACTTACACAACTTACACGACTACCA
The sequence above is a segment of the Limanda limanda chromosome 2, fLimLim1.1, whole genome shotgun sequence genome. Coding sequences within it:
- the usp53b gene encoding inactive ubiquitin carboxyl-terminal hydrolase 53, which produces MAWVKMFKKPGGGMKKSYQPGSMLSLALTKGLLNEPGQNSCFLNSAVQVLWQLDIFRRSLRQLTGHFCLGDGCIFCALKSIFSQFQQSRERVLPSDSLRNALAETFKDEQRFQLGLMDDAAECFENILERIHLHIVSDTATDACSSKSCITHQKFAMMLYEQFVCRCCGASSDPHPFTEFVHYVSTTSLCQQVDRMLGKNERLRSDMFGELLQAANNTGDLRSCPSDCGQSIKIRRVLMNCPEIVTIGFVWDAEQSDLTDDVIRSLGPRLNLCGLFNRVTDENAKRSELHLVGMICFSSKHYSAFAYHTKSSKWMFFDDATVKEIGSKWKDVASKCIRGHFQPLLLFYTNPEGSPVSNEDAPRQTTMCPRYKGQVNGDVTVKHPIGSPHKYQEPFMENLQRPGETSRKERGHRRADPSQHKETPHTTSSSPPENGLRPSADHKSKSHQRTEKSSNHSSRGSQEPRGQSVVTQGGGQKNNPPQSRYDQDCCQEQWDRGGGGGGRIKSKSTWRPIREVLNVDTVLNELEQRRQQQQDSPRRGRPPPERVTAEPSRDREREFVRAREDRKQQKCLMTIYEDEQRHETESHSSVESESRASQQRGGRLTGGPKTLLRSETWIIQRTESGYESSDRLSSGSTNPDSPGVDGFAVKDQRSTPEAQLQSLLHQKGDDAKSSTASSPSHNGKHHAKPQGKNHDQVSHSHLKCSPSSRRKSKYTSGTSRKAVCSERDSPGCDNWPCDQQELANCRESPALRHITKTSSSEWNSSDDLALSESEDRESTYRSSNSEAAASDPQCPHLTLPYQPPCNVTTEPLSNQRPLSTGGSPHLRPPQRTHPHQAESSHTAFRPRMLQEPSPPSPRLPSTSYVCPLRRPDLSGLRTFSDASSKSGSDPERSTPSSCDSEERLVGSRAEQAAAAAQEVSRTTYFTVDNCMTETYRLKYHNQRPLVLSATVPRTVVTTERRDTSHTLPPDTHSQDVPKTRPETSHNSNKPTAKWNLVTAKGLDDRGFL